Part of the Clostridiales bacterium genome, GGTTGGGGTGGGTACAGCAAACTTCGTTGACCCTACGGCGACCATCCGCATTATCGACGGGATCGCCGAGTTCTGCCGCGCACGCGGTATCACTCGTGTGAGTGAGCTGACAGGTGCTCTGCGCGCATGACAGGAGATGTTGGGAAACACGGTGCGGCACAGGGAAAGGCGGGTTGGCTCAGTGCGTGACGCGATCATCGTCGCACTCGACACAGACGCCCACACGGCGCTCACGCTTGCGCGTACTTTGCGTGGGCACGTCCAGTGGCTCAAAGTGGGGATGACCCTGTACTACGCGGAAGGCCCGGATATCATCGTCCGCCTCCAGGCGATGGGGTTCCGGATATTTCTCGACCTCAAGTTGCACGACATCCCGCACCAGGTTGAAGGCGCCGCACGTCAGATAGCCCGTTTGGGTGTGGCCATGTTCACGGTTCACGCTTCGGGTGGACAGATGATGCTTGAGGCGGCGGTTCGAGGGGCGTGCGAGGGGAGTGGTGAGTGCGGTATCGATACGCCAGACGTGCTCGCGGTCACGGTGCTCACCAGCATGGATGCTGCGACGTTAGCGTCCACGGGGGTCATGTGCTCTCCCCGCGAACAGGTCGTCCGTCTTCTGTCGATCGCGCGCGATGCGGGTGTGCAGGGGGTGGTGTGCTCGCCGCACGAGGCGGCCTCAGCCCGGGCCGCGATCGGTCCGGAAGGGCTCGTGGTGACGCCGGGTGTCCGATTGCCGGGAGGCGACCCGGGAGATCAGAAGCGGGTGGCCACTCCGGTCGAGGCGCTTCGAGCGGGCGCGTCACACATCGTGATCGGGCGACCCGTCACGGGCGCCCCCAATCCGGTCACAGTCGTGCATGAGATGATCTCCAGCACCGAGAGCTAAACGAGGAGGGTACTACCTGATGCGAGGATTCGCTACAGACGCCAACGCCATGAGTGAACTCGATGTACGTGCGGCCTTGGAAGAAGCCGGCGCCATCCTGCGGGGTCATTTCCAGCTAACGAGCGGCCGCCACTCCGATACCTACGTGCAGTGCGCGCGCATTCTTGAAGATCCCGCGCTCACCACACGGCTCGCGGCGACTGCCGCAGCGCGTGTCGCTGATCGTGAGATCGATCTCGTCGCTTCGCCCGCGGTGGGAGGCATCGTAATCGGATTCGCTGTCGCGCAAGCCCTCGGGGTCAAGTTTATCTTCAGCGAACGCGTCGAAGGCAAGATGCAGTTCCGGCGGTCGTTCGATGTACCTGCTGGAACCCGGGTACTTATCGTAGAAGACGTGGTCACGACGGGTGGATCCGTTGCCGAGGTGGCCGCTTGCGTCCGGGCTTGCGGAGGCGTTGTCGCTGGCGTTGTGTCGATCATTGACAGGGGTGGCGAGAAGGCGTTTAGCGATGAACTCATCCCTCTGTTGAGACTTGAGGTCGAGTCTTGGGAGCCTGATGAGTGTAGCTACTGCGCCTGCGGATCCCCGATCGATGCGCCCGGCAGCCGCGGGTTGACGTAGGCACTTGGCATCTTCGCAGGTCAGGCGTAACATCTTCAGAGTGTCGTGGTTGTAAGCGGTACCAGGATGTGCGTACAATCGTCCGGTGTCGTACAAGCTCCGCCAAAGTTGACGAGGAGGAACGATGGCACTTCCCAATCTGTCGCCCGAGGATCGCCAGGCGGCCCTGAAGAAAGCTGCCGAGGCCCGGCAGAAGCGAGCCGAGCTCCGCGCGAAGATCAAGGCAGGCTCGTTGTCTTTCGCCGACGTGATGGCCAAGTCGGACGATCCGATCGTCGCCCGCATGAAGGTATCGACGCTTCTCGAGAGCCTTCCCGGCTACGGCAAGGCCAAGGCCTCAAAAATCATGGGCGACCTGGAGATTTCTGAGAGCCGTCGTATCCAGGGTCTCGGAGCCCGTCAGCGCGAGGCGCTCATGGAGAAGCTCGGCTAGGTGCCGGTCGATCATCTGACCGATGTTCAAGAAGAGGCCTGCCGGCATGAACGCCCAGGCGCTCTGTTCATAGTGTCCGGTCCCTCTGGGGCCGGTAAGGGAACCCTAGTTCGGGCGTTGCTCGACAGGGTTCCCGGCGTCTGGCTTTCGGTGTCAGCCACTACGCGCGGTCCTCGGCCGGGAGAGGTTGATGGCGTCCACTACGTGTTCCTTGCGGCCGAGGAGTTCGATCACCTTGTCGAGTGTGACGGTTTACTTGAGTGGGCCGAGATCCACGGTAACTGTTACGGCACGCCCCGGGAACCCGTCGAGGCGCATGTCGCTGACGGCAAGCTGGTCATGCTCGAGATCGACCCGCAAGGCGCGGCGCAGGTGAAACGCGCGTGGCCGGAGTCGGTGCTCGTCTTTATCGAAGCGCCGAGTATCGATGTGTTGCGCGACCGGCTTATCAAGCGCGGGAGCGAGTCACCTGAGCAGATCGAGCGGCGGCTGCGCACCGCGAAAGACGAGCTTGCGATTGCGGGCGCCTACGACTATGTGATAATTAATGACGATGTCGAGCAGGCAACAGACGAGCTCGTCGCGATCGTCACCACTTGTGCTCGCCGAGCGCATCCGGACAGAAGGACTGAATCTCTCCCATGGTAATTAATCCTGAGATCGACGTGTTGCTCTCCAAGGTCGACTCGAAGTACACCTTGTGCATCCTGGCCGCGAGGCGGGCCCGCCAGATCAATGACATGCTCCACGGAGTGCGTGATCAGGCGCTCCTCACGATGGCACCTTCACAGATAGTCCAGCT contains:
- the pyrF gene encoding orotidine-5'-phosphate decarboxylase codes for the protein MRDAIIVALDTDAHTALTLARTLRGHVQWLKVGMTLYYAEGPDIIVRLQAMGFRIFLDLKLHDIPHQVEGAARQIARLGVAMFTVHASGGQMMLEAAVRGACEGSGECGIDTPDVLAVTVLTSMDAATLASTGVMCSPREQVVRLLSIARDAGVQGVVCSPHEAASARAAIGPEGLVVTPGVRLPGGDPGDQKRVATPVEALRAGASHIVIGRPVTGAPNPVTVVHEMISSTES
- the pyrE gene encoding orotate phosphoribosyltransferase; translated protein: MSELDVRAALEEAGAILRGHFQLTSGRHSDTYVQCARILEDPALTTRLAATAAARVADREIDLVASPAVGGIVIGFAVAQALGVKFIFSERVEGKMQFRRSFDVPAGTRVLIVEDVVTTGGSVAEVAACVRACGGVVAGVVSIIDRGGEKAFSDELIPLLRLEVESWEPDECSYCACGSPIDAPGSRGLT
- a CDS encoding integration host factor, with translation MALPNLSPEDRQAALKKAAEARQKRAELRAKIKAGSLSFADVMAKSDDPIVARMKVSTLLESLPGYGKAKASKIMGDLEISESRRIQGLGARQREALMEKLG
- the gmk gene encoding guanylate kinase, producing MTDVQEEACRHERPGALFIVSGPSGAGKGTLVRALLDRVPGVWLSVSATTRGPRPGEVDGVHYVFLAAEEFDHLVECDGLLEWAEIHGNCYGTPREPVEAHVADGKLVMLEIDPQGAAQVKRAWPESVLVFIEAPSIDVLRDRLIKRGSESPEQIERRLRTAKDELAIAGAYDYVIINDDVEQATDELVAIVTTCARRAHPDRRTESLPW
- the rpoZ gene encoding DNA-directed RNA polymerase subunit omega: MVINPEIDVLLSKVDSKYTLCILAARRARQINDMLHGVRDQALLTMAPSQIVQLTSTKPLSLALDEIAAGDVGYERVQDSYK